In a genomic window of Wyeomyia smithii strain HCP4-BCI-WySm-NY-G18 chromosome 1, ASM2978416v1, whole genome shotgun sequence:
- the LOC129716703 gene encoding cation-independent mannose-6-phosphate receptor, which translates to MVCLSGTDRCLATMMLMTIIVMLLVAGSYGNNLILTGENCVIKEPLYNTTFNLSGLNSDLAHHATSDINEKFIFDVCDQLDTKCHGVSGGAACLRRRNGTEILLGIKSTLQFVDGRLHFNFSGGERCREDKNYTFDIILMCSYGVETEPMNVVPYSEDQCNYFMFWTTQLACAPLPDRVKNNECAVKDATGHTFNLLPLSHVNHHVSDRNGSHFFVTICKPVHYGHMTMCPPGVSVCYVNDTEENYERKFHDYGQTDPNPTIENGKLVMNLLSKEGSCQSSKIIFECDPKATEEIPEYVGQEHCTYLFSWRTSLACKKQEPCAVMDPISGLVFNMSSLANQKYTVGQGDSLYEFSICKSAKSQCPEQSGACQLTPNNSQAMNVGAINDVLLTIRSDGPQR; encoded by the exons ATGGTGTGCCTTTCGGGCACCGACAGGTGTTTAGCAACGATGATGCTAATGACAATAATAGTAATGCTCCTTGTGGCGGGATCGTATGGCAATAACCTG ATTCTGACCGGTGAAAACTGCGTTATCAAGGAACCGTTGTACAATACGACCTTCAATCTTTCGGGGCTTAATTCGGACCTAGCGCACCACGCAACCTCGGACATCAACGAGAAGTTTATATTCGACGTGTGCGATCAGTTGGACACCAAGTGTCACGGCGTTTCCGGCGGTGCGGCATGTCTCCGTCGGCGAAACGGAACCGAAATTCTTTTGGGCATAAAATCGACCCTCCAGTTTGTCGATGGCAGGTTGCACTTTAATTTTAGCGGTGGTGAGCGATGCCGAGAGGACAAAAACTACACGTTCGATATTATACTGATGTGCAGTTACGGAGTGGAGACCGAACCGATGAACGTGGTTCCGTATTCAGAGGATCAGTGCAACTATTTTATGTTCTGGACGACGCAACTGGCGTGTGCACCTTTGCCGGACAGGGTGAAGAATAACGAATGTGCTGTGAAGGATGCAACAGGACATACCTTCAACCTTCTGCCACTGAGTCATGTTAATCATCACGTTTCAGATCGTAATGGTTCGCACTTTTTTGTGACTATATGTAAACCCGTACACTATGGACACATGACGATGTGCCCTCCGGGTGTCAGTGTGTGCTACGTGAATGATACGGAGGAGAATTATGAACGGAAGTTCCACGATTATGGTCAAACCGATCCAAATCCAACCATCGAGAATGGCAAACTGGTTATGAATTTGCTGTCAAAAGAAGGTTCATGCCAAAGTTCCAAGATTATTTTCGAATGTGACCCCAAAGCAACGGAAGAAATACCAGAATATGTTGGACAAGAACATTGCACTTACCTCTTTTCGTGGAGAACGTCGCTAGCTTGTAAGAAGCAAGAACCTTGTGCAGTGATGGATCCTATCAGCGGGTTGGTTTTCAACATGTCTTCTCTAGCTAATCAAAAGTATACCGTCGGACAAGGGGATTCTTTGTATGAGTTCAGTATATGCAAATCGGCAAAGAGCCAGTGCCCTGAACAATCAGGGGCGTGCCAGTTGACACCCAATAATTCCCAAGCCATGAATGTAGGTGCCATAAATGACGTACTTCT GACAATCAGAAGCGATGGGCCACAAAGATAG